A genomic stretch from Flavobacteriales bacterium includes:
- a CDS encoding YjjG family noncanonical pyrimidine nucleotidase: protein MAYKHLFFDLDHTLWDFEKNAQETLTELLAELSDQGMQRISIEEFFPRYRVHNDEMWRHYRMGQIDKATLRTTRFQRALEEFGIADRAVAKWMEFEYLDRSPYKKHLFPEAIETLEYLRQRYVLHIITNGFEEVQHIKLRESTLGEHFDVIVTSEQAGVRKPHANIFRYALSRTGAEKRESLMIGDNLEADILGAQQAGWDQVYFNPEKTLHSEKPTYEITHLRELREFL, encoded by the coding sequence ATGGCGTACAAGCACCTATTCTTTGACCTCGACCACACGCTGTGGGATTTCGAAAAGAATGCACAAGAAACCCTTACCGAACTGCTCGCTGAGCTTTCTGATCAAGGAATGCAGCGGATCTCGATAGAGGAGTTCTTTCCACGTTATCGCGTACACAACGACGAAATGTGGCGACACTACCGGATGGGTCAGATCGACAAGGCTACCTTACGTACCACGAGGTTTCAACGAGCATTGGAGGAATTCGGGATCGCGGACCGTGCCGTGGCAAAGTGGATGGAATTCGAATACCTCGACCGATCGCCCTACAAAAAACACCTCTTCCCTGAAGCCATTGAAACGCTCGAATACCTCCGTCAACGCTATGTGCTGCACATCATCACCAACGGGTTCGAGGAAGTTCAGCACATCAAGTTGCGCGAAAGCACACTGGGCGAGCACTTCGATGTGATCGTTACCTCCGAACAGGCAGGCGTGCGAAAGCCTCACGCGAACATCTTCCGCTACGCGTTGAGTCGCACGGGAGCAGAGAAGAGAGAAAGCTTAATGATCGGCGATAACCTGGAAGCTGATATCCTCGGTGCCCAACAGGCCGGATGGGATCAGGTTTACTTTAATCCGGAGAAGACCCTTCATTCGGAGAAACCCACGTACGAGATCACTCACCTGCGCGAATTACGCGAATTTCTTTAA
- the upp gene encoding uracil phosphoribosyltransferase yields the protein MKIVDLSAQPTIVNQYMAEIRDQGIQQDRMRFRRNIERIGIHLAYELSKDCSYSSQSVQTPLGVSEVSVPREQPVVASILRAGVPLHSGVLEVFDRADNAYISAYREVHADHSFKVVVEYLACPDLTDRHVILCDPMLATGRSMVLAYEALLTKVKPKRVDCLSVIASREGVEYVSREMKGLGTLYVAAVDEEMNDKKYIVPGLGDAGDLAFGPKL from the coding sequence ATGAAAATAGTAGACTTAAGCGCGCAACCGACCATCGTTAACCAGTATATGGCTGAGATCCGCGACCAAGGGATTCAGCAAGACCGTATGCGATTCAGGCGAAACATTGAGCGCATTGGAATTCACTTGGCTTACGAACTCAGCAAAGACTGCAGCTATTCGAGTCAATCAGTTCAAACACCATTGGGAGTTTCCGAAGTGTCAGTACCCCGTGAGCAACCGGTGGTAGCCAGTATCTTAAGGGCCGGGGTGCCTCTTCATAGCGGAGTGCTCGAGGTCTTTGATAGAGCCGACAATGCCTACATAAGTGCCTACAGAGAGGTGCACGCAGACCACAGCTTTAAGGTTGTGGTGGAATACCTGGCTTGTCCGGACTTGACCGACCGCCATGTTATCCTTTGCGATCCTATGCTGGCGACCGGCCGTTCCATGGTTTTGGCTTATGAGGCTCTGCTAACAAAAGTTAAGCCCAAGCGGGTCGATTGCCTGTCCGTGATCGCGAGTCGAGAAGGGGTCGAATACGTTTCGCGCGAGATGAAGGGCTTGGGAACACTGTACGTTGCCGCGGTAGACGAGGAAATGAACGATAAAAAATACATCGTGCCCGGACTCGGTGATGCGGGTGACCTCGCCTTCGGACCAAAACTCTGA